The proteins below are encoded in one region of Betaproteobacteria bacterium:
- a CDS encoding Spy/CpxP family protein refolding chaperone, producing the protein MDSVKRLTKLAQHPDTNRCNANELMRSIWCEDYFKRIRDENSQMQPIEPSLQSQIIETFLAQSRAHFALTSNSGEIKPLSLISLVASKSKRIQMISYRKLVQSLVIAAGAGVFAAGAAMADPGCGHMGAHHSERHVKMMEQHHALLHDAMKLSAEQEPAWKKLMDSEQPRMALSGGQPEDWAKLNAPERAEKMLELSKARQAQMAEHVVALKEFYAVLTPAQQKTFEEFHAGPRRGMGGKPGPKAPIGDKAPSKS; encoded by the coding sequence GTGGACTCCGTAAAACGTCTGACCAAGCTTGCGCAACATCCTGATACAAACCGTTGCAATGCAAATGAACTCATGCGGTCAATTTGGTGTGAAGATTACTTCAAGCGAATACGTGACGAGAACAGTCAAATGCAACCAATCGAGCCTTCCCTTCAAAGTCAAATTATCGAAACCTTCCTTGCGCAGTCGCGGGCGCATTTCGCGCTGACCTCAAATTCTGGCGAGATCAAACCTCTCTCCCTGATTTCGCTTGTCGCTTCAAAATCAAAAAGGATACAAATGATCTCATATCGCAAACTTGTCCAATCGCTTGTGATCGCTGCTGGCGCAGGTGTATTTGCTGCTGGAGCGGCCATGGCCGATCCGGGGTGTGGGCACATGGGCGCTCATCATTCTGAACGACACGTCAAAATGATGGAGCAGCACCATGCCCTTTTGCACGATGCCATGAAGCTAAGTGCAGAACAGGAGCCGGCCTGGAAGAAGCTGATGGATTCAGAGCAACCGCGAATGGCGCTGAGTGGTGGCCAACCGGAAGACTGGGCGAAGCTCAATGCGCCGGAACGTGCTGAAAAAATGCTGGAGTTGTCCAAGGCGCGCCAGGCGCAGATGGCCGAGCATGTGGTTGCCCTCAAGGAGTTCTATGCCGTGCTGACGCCGGCGCAACAGAAGACATTTGAGGAGTTTCATGCCGGCCCGCGTCGTGGCATGGGTGGCAAGCCTGGACCAAAGGCGCCGATTGGCGACAAGGCTCCGAGCAAGTCCTGA